AAGAAAGGTAAAAAGGACAAAGGGGAAGGCGGTCCAAAAAAAGCAGAAATTACAGTCATGTTAAATGAGCAACAAGCTATGAAAGTAATTCAAAATTCAAAAGTTGTAACTGTCCAAGATCTTGCAAGACAAACAGGTGTTAAAATTTCAGCTGCAAATGCATTCTTAAAAGAATCCACTGCAAAAGGTACAGTAAAGAAAGTAGGCGGATATGCAGGACACCATTTGTATCAAGTTGTCTCTTCA
This window of the Candidatus Nitrosomarinus catalina genome carries:
- a CDS encoding 30S ribosomal protein S25 — translated: MAGTNKPSGSKDSKKGKKDKGEGGPKKAEITVMLNEQQAMKVIQNSKVVTVQDLARQTGVKISAANAFLKESTAKGTVKKVGGYAGHHLYQVVSS